A window of Christiangramia forsetii KT0803 contains these coding sequences:
- a CDS encoding DEAD/DEAH box helicase, with the protein MASETFGIEKKKVDKELYDYQQKDIDKIFGVIEEHPENYNLLYQLPTGGGKTVIFSQMTREYIQRTNKKVLILTHRIELCKQTSKMLSGFGVRNKIINSKVKELPDQDDYMCFVAMVETLNNRLNDEKLEIQDIGLVIIDEAHYNSFRKLFKFFEKCFILGVTATPLSSNIKLPMKDNYRELIVGDSISSLIEKGFLAQVNIYSYNVGLTNLKVGMNGDYTVKSSEELYSNYSMQEKLLTAYYERSKGKKTLIFNNGINTSVEVYYTFKNAGLPIRHLDNTTSKQDRKDILKWFKHTPDAIVTSVSILTTGFDEPTVETIILNRATKSLTLYFQMIGRGSRVLKNKDEFNVIDLGNNLARFGHWSTAVDWKQIFRSPDFYFENLLSDEDIERDFQYQMPPEIREQFSKSEDVTFDIEEAYDIVIKKGLKSKAVLEWSMEQHVKMCVENSEDVFDARILAKELKDDISSRIKQYSYCISKSTKNYRDWLEEDYSRKLRMEINKEF; encoded by the coding sequence ATGGCGTCAGAAACATTTGGTATTGAAAAGAAGAAAGTAGACAAGGAGTTATATGACTACCAACAAAAAGATATAGATAAGATATTCGGCGTAATTGAAGAACATCCTGAAAACTATAACCTTCTTTATCAACTACCTACCGGTGGTGGAAAAACGGTGATTTTCTCTCAAATGACAAGGGAGTATATCCAGAGAACAAATAAAAAAGTTCTTATACTTACGCACAGAATTGAACTTTGTAAGCAAACTTCTAAGATGCTTTCAGGGTTTGGAGTGCGCAATAAGATCATTAATAGCAAGGTAAAGGAATTACCAGATCAGGACGATTATATGTGTTTTGTTGCCATGGTGGAAACACTAAATAATCGATTGAATGATGAAAAACTGGAAATTCAGGATATTGGATTGGTGATTATTGATGAAGCACATTACAACTCATTTAGAAAATTATTCAAGTTCTTTGAAAAGTGTTTTATCCTTGGAGTAACAGCAACTCCATTAAGTTCCAATATTAAACTTCCGATGAAAGATAACTACAGGGAGCTTATTGTTGGGGATTCTATTTCTTCTTTAATAGAAAAAGGCTTTCTAGCTCAGGTTAATATTTATAGTTATAATGTGGGATTAACCAATCTTAAAGTGGGGATGAATGGTGATTACACCGTAAAATCTTCTGAAGAGTTATATTCTAATTATAGCATGCAGGAGAAGCTTCTCACTGCTTATTATGAGAGGTCTAAAGGTAAAAAGACGCTGATCTTCAATAATGGTATCAACACCTCTGTAGAGGTCTATTATACTTTTAAAAACGCAGGTTTGCCTATTAGGCATCTGGACAATACAACGAGTAAGCAGGACCGGAAAGACATTCTAAAATGGTTCAAACATACACCAGATGCTATTGTTACTTCAGTAAGTATTCTTACTACAGGATTTGATGAGCCTACAGTAGAAACGATTATTCTAAATCGTGCCACAAAATCACTTACACTTTATTTCCAAATGATTGGCCGTGGTTCACGTGTGCTAAAGAATAAAGATGAGTTTAATGTAATAGATCTAGGGAATAATTTGGCTAGATTCGGGCATTGGAGCACTGCGGTAGATTGGAAACAAATATTTAGATCTCCCGATTTCTATTTTGAAAATCTTCTTAGTGATGAAGATATTGAAAGAGATTTTCAGTATCAAATGCCTCCTGAAATTCGAGAGCAATTTTCCAAATCTGAAGATGTCACTTTTGACATTGAAGAAGCTTATGATATAGTGATCAAAAAAGGTCTGAAATCTAAAGCTGTTTTGGAATGGTCTATGGAGCAACACGTAAAGATGTGTGTTGAAAATAGTGAAGATGTATTTGACGCAAGGATCCTCGCGAAGGAATTAAAGGATGATATTTCTTCCCGTATAAAGCAATATTCTTACTGTATAAGTAAAAGCACCAAGAATTATCGTGATTGGCTGGAAGAAGACTATTCGCGTAAACTTAGGATGGAGATCAATAAGGAATTCTAG
- a CDS encoding DUF6155 family protein: MSKRDFKKYIKSLEKEDLEEQILDLYNRFDDVKVFYNFVFNPNEDKLVKEAKFKISKEYYPPNNRKPKKRRSVAHKLIKHFLKLEMEPYSLADVMFYNIEIAQTFSNDIENITESFEKSMLKSYEQAADYVISNAISSEFGPRINKIAEEADSQNWTNAYQFDRVRDRFL, encoded by the coding sequence ATGAGTAAAAGAGATTTCAAAAAATATATAAAGTCTTTGGAAAAGGAAGATCTCGAAGAACAAATTCTTGATCTTTATAATCGGTTTGATGATGTAAAAGTGTTTTACAATTTTGTTTTTAACCCAAATGAAGATAAGCTCGTAAAGGAAGCAAAGTTTAAGATTTCAAAAGAATATTATCCTCCCAATAATCGGAAACCAAAAAAACGTCGTTCCGTTGCCCATAAACTTATCAAGCATTTTTTAAAATTAGAGATGGAACCGTATTCTCTGGCAGATGTAATGTTTTATAATATTGAGATCGCCCAAACTTTTTCAAACGATATAGAAAATATAACGGAGTCTTTCGAGAAAAGTATGCTGAAATCATATGAACAGGCGGCAGATTACGTAATAAGTAATGCCATCTCTTCTGAATTTGGCCCCAGAATTAATAAGATTGCTGAAGAAGCCGATTCCCAGAACTGGACAAACGCCTATCAATTTGACCGGGTTAGAGACCGGTTTTTATGA
- a CDS encoding SDR family oxidoreductase, whose amino-acid sequence MSTNKKTALITGGSKGIGYGVAETLLKMGYKVAITSRSLSSAEKAAGELSKHGEALGLEADVRNFDSQQKAVDQLINKWGQLDVLVANAGIGNFGSVEDLTVEEWKDTIDTNLTGVFFSIKACVDALKKSEGYIITISSLAGTNFFAGGAAYNASKFGVTGFTQAVMLDLRDKGVKVSTIMPGSVATHFNDHEPSEADAWKIQSEDIGELVGDLLKMNPRTLPSKIEVRPSKPPKK is encoded by the coding sequence ATGAGTACGAATAAGAAAACAGCTCTTATTACCGGAGGAAGTAAAGGTATAGGTTATGGTGTTGCAGAGACTTTACTAAAAATGGGATATAAAGTAGCTATTACCAGCCGTTCATTATCATCTGCGGAAAAAGCTGCTGGTGAATTATCTAAGCATGGAGAAGCTCTTGGATTGGAAGCCGATGTTAGAAATTTCGATAGTCAGCAAAAAGCGGTTGACCAATTGATTAATAAATGGGGACAGTTAGATGTTCTTGTCGCCAATGCGGGAATCGGAAATTTTGGTTCTGTTGAAGACCTCACGGTAGAGGAGTGGAAAGATACCATTGATACTAATCTGACTGGAGTTTTCTTTAGTATAAAAGCATGCGTAGATGCTTTAAAAAAATCTGAAGGATATATTATCACCATTTCAAGTCTTGCAGGTACAAATTTCTTTGCCGGGGGAGCGGCATATAATGCCAGTAAATTTGGAGTTACAGGCTTTACACAAGCAGTTATGCTGGATCTTCGTGATAAAGGTGTAAAAGTAAGCACCATTATGCCAGGTTCTGTAGCAACACATTTCAATGATCATGAACCTTCTGAAGCCGATGCCTGGAAAATACAGAGTGAGGATATTGGTGAATTGGTAGGAGATCTATTAAAAATGAATCCTCGCACACTACCTAGTAAGATAGAAGTGAGGCCTTCAAAGCCACCAAAAAAGTAA
- the epsC gene encoding serine O-acetyltransferase EpsC, with translation MKLETIIKKIEDQKHLPNLNFSIKEKTEAFTKKLFYTLFDRQTPVKDNLMELGMDFEVLAKLVCWEPGSPCQDIWSNYLNKLPEILEKLNLDAQAIAKNDPAANSVEEVYLSYPGFFAIATYRLSHEFYKFGLPLVPRLMTECAHSITGTDINPGARIGKSFFIDHATGVVIGETAVIEDNVKIYQGVTLGALTVNKTLKNIKRHPTIQKNVTIYANATILGGDTIIGENSVIGGNVWLTKSVPKNSMVSHTPQINIKNNSDK, from the coding sequence ATGAAATTAGAAACAATTATTAAGAAAATAGAAGATCAAAAACACCTTCCAAATCTCAATTTTAGCATTAAAGAAAAGACGGAGGCCTTTACCAAAAAACTTTTCTACACCCTGTTTGATAGACAAACGCCTGTAAAGGATAATCTTATGGAATTAGGGATGGATTTTGAAGTACTTGCCAAACTGGTTTGCTGGGAACCAGGTTCGCCTTGTCAGGATATTTGGAGTAATTATTTAAATAAACTCCCGGAGATTCTTGAAAAATTAAATCTTGATGCCCAGGCAATCGCAAAAAATGATCCGGCTGCAAATTCTGTAGAAGAAGTTTATCTTTCCTATCCTGGATTTTTTGCCATCGCCACCTATAGATTGAGTCATGAATTTTACAAATTCGGACTCCCTCTTGTGCCGCGACTCATGACAGAATGTGCTCATAGTATTACCGGAACAGATATTAACCCGGGTGCCAGAATAGGTAAATCATTTTTTATTGACCATGCCACCGGAGTGGTAATAGGGGAGACGGCGGTAATTGAAGATAATGTAAAGATATATCAGGGTGTTACGCTGGGAGCCTTAACGGTTAACAAAACACTTAAAAACATAAAGCGCCACCCAACCATTCAAAAGAATGTTACTATTTACGCAAACGCGACTATTCTGGGAGGAGATACCATTATTGGGGAAAATAGTGTAATTGGCGGAAACGTCTGGTTAACCAAGTCGGTACCTAAAAACTCCATGGTTTCCCATACCCCACAAATTAATATTAAAAATAATTCAGATAAATGA
- the cysM gene encoding cysteine synthase CysM codes for MNDSIIDLVGNTPLVKAKRLIDKPGVDLYFKLEGQNPGGSVKDRAAYSMIKNALDRGDIDKSTKLIEATSGNTGIALAMIAGIFGLDIELVMPENSTVERVQTMKAYGAKVILTSADDGIEGSRDYAEDKMNSGDYFMLNQFGNEDNWKAHYNTTGPEIWKDTDHKITHFVSSMGTTGTIMGTSTYLKEKNKEIQIVGVQPTDDSRIPGIRKWPEAYLPKIFNPKKVDRILEVSQKEAVDMSRRLAEEEGVFAGMSSGGAAAAAVRLCNELDSGLVVSIVCDRGDRYLSSDLFE; via the coding sequence ATGAACGACTCAATCATAGATCTTGTAGGGAATACCCCGCTGGTAAAAGCTAAAAGATTAATAGATAAACCAGGGGTAGATTTATATTTTAAGTTGGAAGGCCAGAATCCTGGAGGGAGTGTAAAAGATCGTGCCGCATACAGTATGATTAAAAATGCATTAGACCGAGGTGATATTGATAAAAGCACTAAGCTTATAGAGGCCACCAGCGGAAATACAGGAATAGCACTCGCCATGATCGCCGGGATTTTTGGTTTGGATATTGAACTGGTGATGCCGGAGAATTCTACAGTAGAACGTGTACAAACCATGAAAGCCTATGGCGCAAAGGTTATTTTAACCAGTGCTGATGACGGAATTGAAGGCTCCAGGGATTATGCAGAAGATAAAATGAACTCCGGGGATTATTTTATGTTGAACCAGTTTGGAAATGAGGATAACTGGAAAGCGCATTATAATACCACAGGACCTGAAATATGGAAAGATACAGACCATAAAATCACCCATTTTGTTTCTTCTATGGGTACCACCGGAACTATTATGGGAACAAGTACATATCTAAAGGAAAAGAATAAGGAGATTCAGATCGTAGGCGTCCAGCCTACAGACGACTCCAGAATACCGGGTATTCGAAAATGGCCCGAAGCCTATTTGCCAAAAATTTTTAATCCGAAAAAAGTTGACAGGATTTTAGAAGTAAGCCAGAAGGAGGCGGTTGATATGAGCCGGAGGCTGGCTGAAGAAGAGGGGGTTTTTGCAGGTATGAGTAGTGGTGGTGCGGCAGCGGCAGCGGTTAGACTATGCAATGAACTTGATAGCGGGCTTGTTGTTAGTATCGTTTGTGATCGCGGAGACAGGTATCTTTCTTCAGATCTTTTTGAATAA
- a CDS encoding SDR family oxidoreductase, protein MSMKGKTIIITGASSGIGEATAMRLAKEGVNVVLTARREEKLKELKSKIDKENGGKALVIPGDVTKKEDFKNLIDKTKKEFGSIDGLINNAGLMPLSYVKNLHTDEWDKMVDVNIKGVLNGVAAVLPTMMEQKSGNIINISSSAARKIYPGGAVYCATKSAVKMFSEGLRQELAPKFNINITSIEPGFVDTELTDTITDDEIKEDVLSNFKEMTPLQAEDIANAIYYSLSQPKRANVNDVFIMPTEQEQ, encoded by the coding sequence ATGAGCATGAAAGGAAAAACGATTATTATTACCGGAGCCTCAAGTGGAATTGGTGAAGCAACAGCGATGAGATTAGCTAAGGAAGGCGTAAATGTTGTGTTGACGGCCCGAAGAGAAGAAAAGTTAAAGGAACTAAAATCCAAAATCGATAAGGAAAATGGAGGAAAAGCCCTTGTAATTCCAGGAGATGTAACCAAAAAAGAAGATTTCAAGAACCTCATAGATAAAACCAAGAAAGAATTTGGCAGTATTGACGGATTGATAAATAATGCTGGATTAATGCCTTTATCATATGTCAAAAATCTACATACAGATGAATGGGATAAAATGGTAGATGTTAATATCAAGGGGGTTTTAAATGGGGTTGCGGCTGTGCTTCCAACAATGATGGAGCAGAAGAGTGGTAATATTATAAATATTTCCTCTAGTGCTGCTAGAAAGATATATCCCGGGGGAGCAGTTTACTGTGCAACAAAATCTGCAGTAAAAATGTTTTCTGAAGGATTAAGACAGGAATTGGCACCTAAATTCAATATAAATATTACCTCAATTGAACCTGGTTTTGTCGATACTGAACTTACCGATACTATTACCGATGATGAAATAAAAGAAGACGTTCTATCTAATTTTAAGGAGATGACACCGTTGCAAGCAGAAGACATTGCAAATGCTATTTATTATTCACTCTCGCAACCAAAAAGAGCGAATGTAAATGACGTATTTATAATGCCTACAGAGCAGGAACAATAG
- a CDS encoding NADP-dependent oxidoreductase, which translates to MNKQIILKSRPEGKPSLKNFEIQEIDNAQNGEIILETKFISVDPYLRGRMRDEKSYIEPFEVGKPLESMVVSEVTDSSNEDFKKGDHVIGMLDWKKQQSHSGKDLRKIDPSIAPLSAYLGVLGLTGLTAYLALDKIGKLEKGETLLVSGAAGAVGSVVGQIGKIKGCHVVGIAGSDEKIDHIQGKFGFDAGINYKTTQNMKKAISEACPDGVDVYFDNVGGEILDAALQNINKAARIINCGAISIYNETEVPTGPRSEGILIKKSALMQGFLVRDHIEDYQKAISDLAGWLKSGELKYDETVVEGFDQTPQAFIDIFDGKNLGKMVVKA; encoded by the coding sequence ATGAATAAGCAAATAATATTGAAATCAAGACCTGAAGGCAAACCTTCACTTAAGAATTTTGAAATTCAGGAAATTGATAATGCACAAAACGGTGAGATAATTTTAGAAACTAAATTCATATCTGTAGATCCCTATTTACGCGGAAGAATGAGGGATGAAAAATCATATATTGAACCTTTTGAAGTTGGAAAACCTTTGGAATCGATGGTGGTCTCAGAGGTTACAGATTCCTCCAATGAAGATTTCAAGAAAGGAGATCACGTAATTGGAATGCTGGACTGGAAAAAACAACAATCGCATAGCGGTAAAGATCTTCGAAAAATAGACCCATCTATAGCACCACTTTCAGCTTATTTGGGGGTGCTTGGTTTAACAGGACTTACTGCATACCTCGCCCTGGATAAAATAGGAAAACTGGAAAAAGGTGAGACTCTTCTGGTTTCTGGTGCTGCAGGCGCGGTTGGAAGTGTAGTTGGCCAGATTGGAAAGATCAAAGGTTGTCATGTGGTTGGAATTGCTGGTAGTGATGAAAAGATTGATCATATCCAGGGAAAATTCGGCTTTGATGCAGGTATCAATTATAAAACCACTCAGAACATGAAAAAAGCGATCAGTGAAGCATGTCCAGATGGTGTAGATGTTTATTTTGATAATGTGGGTGGTGAAATTTTAGATGCAGCATTACAAAATATTAATAAAGCTGCCAGAATCATAAATTGTGGAGCTATTTCAATTTATAATGAAACCGAAGTGCCTACAGGGCCAAGATCTGAAGGAATCTTAATCAAAAAGTCTGCTTTAATGCAAGGCTTTCTGGTGAGAGATCATATTGAAGATTATCAAAAAGCAATTTCTGATCTTGCCGGTTGGTTAAAGTCCGGGGAACTTAAATATGACGAAACTGTTGTGGAAGGTTTCGATCAAACACCACAAGCATTTATTGATATTTTTGATGGAAAGAATCTAGGGAAAATGGTTGTAAAAGCTTAA
- a CDS encoding Crp/Fnr family transcriptional regulator has translation MKKVDWLDLLVHFHEEKWKKNTCIINHQKFLFHFYIITSGRIKMYNVDESSHKEHTLFLLKNGDVFDLFCLVDGISHKVYYECLDNIKVLAVSMDHLRDWLNKNPVYYKYFLSYTGKIMRTLEENVSQLIFTNISTRLLKLLIGNIDKKSNQLEVINDLPNKELAHLIGSTRAVVNRHLQELKKNGSIAIHRNQVEIKDISLLIKELDKHYKNRK, from the coding sequence ATGAAGAAAGTTGACTGGTTAGACCTATTGGTGCATTTTCATGAGGAAAAATGGAAGAAAAACACCTGTATTATTAACCATCAAAAATTCCTTTTTCATTTTTATATCATTACTTCCGGAAGAATAAAAATGTATAATGTTGATGAAAGCAGTCATAAAGAGCACACCTTATTCTTACTTAAAAATGGAGATGTCTTTGATCTATTCTGTTTAGTAGACGGGATTAGTCATAAGGTTTACTATGAATGTCTGGATAATATTAAGGTTCTGGCAGTTTCGATGGATCATTTAAGAGACTGGCTCAATAAAAACCCTGTATACTATAAGTACTTTTTATCATATACAGGAAAAATAATGAGAACGCTCGAAGAAAACGTCTCTCAATTAATATTTACGAATATCTCGACTCGTCTTTTAAAGCTGTTAATAGGAAATATCGATAAAAAATCTAATCAGCTTGAAGTTATTAACGATCTGCCAAATAAAGAGTTAGCTCATTTAATAGGATCTACCCGGGCGGTAGTAAACAGGCATCTGCAGGAATTAAAAAAAAACGGCTCAATTGCTATTCACAGAAATCAGGTAGAAATTAAAGATATTTCCCTCTTGATCAAGGAATTAGATAAACACTATAAAAATAGAAAATAG
- a CDS encoding FUSC family protein has protein sequence MRSTDFSKAIVLTISIVVPITIFSNFGSLEIGISIAMGCLLSSPSDVPGSFKHKINGVLAAAFLGASSFIIAGYAAMFDWAVIPMLLIMIFSISYLSVYGFRASLVTFAGLLAVVLSFANLSSGIEIWQKSLLIFAGGIWYLLISIGWYFIKPERATEQLLAETMEITADYLRLRIRLLRSNQRDDKLQKELFQLQTELNEHHESLREILISARKTSGSSGYARKRLLIFIDLVDMLELAMAHPIDYERMRKSFENDEETLKIFGDFTLQLANQLEKIGLAVYKNTKLPKNQIPHDLEQVQRALQNFRNNIEIEEKREAMLLLRNLFDYQSKQAQKINNIDRILRNLENKKKFFYKEKEVQKFLTPQDYSFKTILTNLNLSSAIFRHSLRLALVVLLGYLIGDYFSVQNSYWILLTIVVIMRPNYGLTKVRTRKRIVGTLIGGAIAIGIVILTQNTMIYAILGILSLTLAFSLIQRNYTTAAIFITLSIIFIYALLQPEVLNVIQFRVVDTLIGAGLATFGNLILWPKWESQDIHNVIVSSLKANFEYLDQIDEYYHKKENLPLSYKLARKKAFIEMGNLSSAFQRMTQEPKSKQKDLPVVYEIVGLSHTFLTASASLGTYIRTHPTTHASSDFEAYTKAILFNLSNSMNILEKKQILEKSHDEISEAGQSLHRKFDKMAEERDIEIKAGKNQIDEQMRLNLQEAHLVTGQLEWLLDISGKIEDNVKRLNKKENE, from the coding sequence TTGAGAAGCACAGACTTTTCTAAAGCGATTGTCCTTACAATTTCAATCGTGGTACCAATTACTATTTTTTCAAATTTTGGTAGCCTGGAAATAGGAATAAGCATTGCCATGGGATGTCTTTTATCTTCTCCCAGCGATGTACCTGGTAGTTTTAAACATAAAATTAATGGGGTTTTAGCCGCTGCTTTTCTTGGGGCATCTTCATTTATAATTGCAGGTTACGCTGCTATGTTTGATTGGGCTGTGATTCCCATGCTACTTATTATGATCTTCTCAATTTCATATTTGTCGGTATATGGTTTTAGGGCATCGCTTGTCACTTTTGCCGGATTACTGGCCGTGGTTTTAAGTTTTGCCAATCTTTCTTCAGGAATAGAGATCTGGCAAAAATCACTACTGATCTTTGCTGGCGGAATATGGTATTTACTCATTAGTATTGGCTGGTACTTTATTAAACCTGAAAGAGCCACCGAACAGCTTTTAGCGGAAACGATGGAAATTACCGCTGATTATCTGAGATTAAGAATTCGACTATTGAGATCTAATCAAAGGGACGATAAGCTTCAGAAAGAATTATTTCAGCTTCAAACCGAGTTAAACGAACATCATGAAAGTCTTCGGGAAATACTGATTAGTGCCAGGAAAACTTCCGGTAGTTCTGGTTATGCACGAAAAAGGTTACTCATATTTATTGATCTGGTAGACATGCTGGAGCTGGCGATGGCACACCCGATAGATTACGAGAGAATGCGAAAGTCTTTTGAGAATGATGAAGAAACACTAAAGATATTTGGTGACTTTACATTGCAATTGGCAAATCAACTGGAGAAAATAGGGCTGGCGGTTTATAAGAATACCAAATTACCGAAGAACCAGATTCCTCACGATCTGGAACAAGTGCAAAGAGCTTTACAAAATTTTCGAAATAATATCGAAATTGAAGAGAAAAGAGAGGCTATGCTTTTGCTTAGAAACCTGTTTGATTACCAATCTAAACAGGCACAAAAGATCAATAATATTGATCGCATTCTAAGAAACCTGGAAAACAAGAAGAAATTTTTCTATAAGGAAAAAGAAGTTCAAAAATTCCTAACGCCACAGGATTACAGCTTCAAAACCATATTAACTAATCTCAATCTAAGTTCCGCTATTTTTAGACATTCATTAAGACTGGCACTGGTAGTTTTGCTTGGATATTTAATAGGTGACTATTTTTCTGTACAGAATTCATATTGGATATTACTTACAATAGTTGTGATTATGAGACCCAATTACGGGCTTACCAAGGTAAGAACGCGGAAAAGGATCGTAGGTACCCTGATTGGCGGTGCAATCGCTATTGGTATTGTTATTCTTACCCAAAACACAATGATTTATGCCATTCTGGGTATTCTTTCTTTAACGCTTGCTTTTTCCCTGATACAGCGAAACTATACAACAGCGGCGATTTTTATTACTTTGAGTATAATTTTTATTTATGCGCTGCTTCAACCGGAAGTGCTTAATGTGATCCAGTTTAGAGTAGTAGATACCTTAATTGGTGCAGGACTAGCGACTTTCGGAAACCTGATTTTATGGCCTAAATGGGAATCACAGGATATTCATAATGTCATTGTAAGCTCCTTAAAAGCAAATTTTGAGTATCTGGATCAGATTGACGAATATTATCATAAAAAGGAAAATCTTCCATTATCTTATAAACTGGCCAGGAAAAAAGCATTTATAGAAATGGGTAATTTAAGTAGTGCTTTTCAAAGAATGACCCAGGAACCAAAATCTAAACAGAAAGATCTACCTGTTGTTTATGAAATTGTAGGTCTTAGCCATACTTTTCTAACTGCATCGGCATCCCTGGGAACCTACATACGTACACATCCCACCACCCATGCTTCCTCAGATTTTGAAGCATATACCAAAGCAATTTTATTTAATCTTTCTAACAGCATGAATATTTTAGAGAAAAAACAAATACTCGAAAAATCTCATGACGAAATTTCTGAGGCAGGACAATCGCTTCATAGAAAATTTGATAAAATGGCTGAAGAAAGAGATATTGAAATTAAGGCAGGGAAAAATCAGATAGATGAGCAAATGCGGCTTAATCTTCAAGAGGCACACCTGGTTACCGGCCAACTAGAATGGTTGCTGGACATTTCAGGCAAAATTGAGGATAACGTAAAGAGATTAAATAAGAAAGAGAATGAGTAA